Part of the Cuniculiplasma divulgatum genome, CTTATTTTCTGGTATTTTATATTTTTCAGCCTCTTCCTTACTCACGTAAGAACCAAAAGGGAGCTTGATTTCTGGATGACTGTGAAATCTTCTTAATTTATATGACTTATCTGTGTATTCTGTAATTATATTTGTTTTTATATATCCCTTAACGTGATCCTGAGATTGGATCAGCGAATAGGCATCTCCCCTTTCCAGAAGATCAAATTTCTCTCCAAAAACAACCTGAGTTTCTCGTTCAGATTCAAACATCGCCTTACTTCTTAAATCTCCTACACCTATTCTTATCTGATACATTCTGCAATATAGCCCTTAGGGATATGAAACTTATTATTGCTATCTGACCTTTATAATGAAAAATCTGGTTCTTTGGAGAATATATTTCATGTTAGTAAAGTTCACTCTAAAGTTCACTCAAAGCTTAATACAACTTTTATGCTTTTGTGTAAACAGACAAAATATGTGATTAAATCTAAGGTATAATATTGTTGGAGATTATTTAATAAAAAAATACGAAGGGAAGAATATGAATGTTGCAAATGTAGTAATCTTATTAGGATGCAGGTCCTCTGGATGCTCCCCTACTGAGGAGCTTAAGGGAAGAGTTAAGGAGACGGTTAATCTTTACAGATCATTGAAAGAAAAAGCTGTTATAATTCCATCAGGGGGAGTCTCAGAAGATGGTTGTGGTTTATCAGAAGCCGAATTTATGTTAAGGGAACTTTTAAAATATAATATTCCAAGAGAGAGAATATTCTTAGAGGAAAAAGCCAAAACCACAATTGGCAATGCATTCTTTTCAAAACTGCTTATTGAAAGTAATAATATTGAGTATGAAATGATTCATATCGTAAGTTCGTGCTACCACATGGATAGATCAGAGCTCATTTTCAAGAGCATATTTTCAACAGAAAACATTGGAAAGGGATATTGTTTTGGTCATGTTCAGGAAAGAGAAAGCGAGATTGATAAACTGAAGAGAGATTCTTCTATTCTGGAAAAGATGAAGGGAAAATCAGCAGAATATATAGAAAACACTTTTAGGGAATATCTTTAGTTTAAGTTTGTAATTTTAAGAGTTAAACATAACCTTAATCCTTTAAAGTTTTAGCAGACTCGTAGAATTTTGTGTGCCTGACAATGTCCTGGAAATTATCCTTCTCCCTTATTGTTATTAGTTTCCCATCACTGATCAGTAATTCCATTGGAAGTAACCTGCCGTTATAGTTGCTTGCCATAGACATTGTGTAAGCCCCGCAGTTGAAGACTGCAACTATATCACCTATTTGTGGCTCCTGCAGCATTACATCCTTCCCGATCCTGTCAGTGTTTTCGCAGATTTGTCCTGTTACATCAGTTTTAAATTTTCGTTCTTCGTTCATCCTGTTTGCTATGAGTATATGGTGATAGGCTCCGTAAAGAGCTGGTCTCATAAGTATGTTCATCCCTATATCTGTACCCGTGAAGTTTGACTCCTGTCTTTTAACGTCTGTAATTTTACCCACTAACAATCCTGAGTTGGAGCTTATGTATCTACCGGGTTCAATCACGAGCCTTGGTATTTCCCGACCTTTTTCTGTGTAAAATGCTTTGAATACGTCAGCTATGTTTTTGGCTGTGTCCATAACATCCAGTTCATCCTCTTCAGGTCTGTATGGTACACCAAATCCTCCTCCCATATCCACAAATTCGAATTCAATACCAAGCTCTTCCTCGAAATTTTTAACAACTTCCAGAATCTTTTGAGCAACTAATTTAAAATGGTCGGCGTTTCTTACGTTTGATCCAGCCATAACGTGGATTCCGAACATCCTGCATCCCTTTTCCTTTGCCTCCCTGTAACCCTGTAATGCAAGCTCCGGAATTTCTCCAAATTTTGCCCCTTTACCTGCTGTTTTTATGCCTGGAAATTCCCCCTTTCCATAATCAATTTTAATTCTAAAACTCACTATTTCTGGTAAGTGATCAAGCACCATTCTGAACTGACTTAGAGAATCAAAGTTTATTGTTATATTCTTATCAATTGCAAATTTTAATTCTTCTATAGTTACATTATTTGGTGTAAAAGATATATTATCAGGAGATACCCCACTCAGCAGAGCTATTTTTATTTCATTTACTGACGATGCATCCATTCCACATCCCTCAGATGAAAGAATGGAAATCAGTGAGGGATTGAAATTTGATTTTATTGCAAAATCTATGGACACATTTTTGAAATATTTATTAAAAGCATCTTTAATTTTTCTATAATTGCCACGTAAAATATTCTCAGAATAGATAATAAAAGGCGTTCCATAATCTTTTGCTACCTCTACAATGTCATTACCATACCAAAATAAATTCCCATCTATTATTTCCGTATAACGTGGCAGGATTTCATCCATTTTATGTCATTTTACCTAGGTTATTTAAGGTATCGAGTACGAACCTATCTTCGCCACTAATCTGATACACATGCATGTTAAAATGGATATCGAAAATTGTACCTTGCAATTCAAACCGTAAGTTGCTTATTTGTAGTTTATAGTTTAAATTACTATAATGCTTTTCCCACCCATGTTTTATAATTTTGAGTGAATCATTCTTTTCATCTTTAGGTACCGATGTTCAAGAATTATTTGAGTTATATCAGCTTCAGGGATTGCATATTCGAATCCGTGGAAAATGCCATCATATACGTGAAGGTCTACTCTTCCGTTGGAATTTATAAGTTTTCTAGCAAAGTCAACTGATTCATCTCTAAAAACCTCGTCGAATCCTACCTCAATATAAGTTTCTGGAAAACCTTCTAAATCGGTTGCTATGGATGGAGAGGCAAATTCAGATATCTCTTTTTCTGAGCCAAGATATCCTCTCCATCCCATTCTGTTATAGTACGTTGGCCAGAAAGGCCAGCTACCATCATACTGAGCACTGGAAAGAGTTGTATTCCTGTGATCTAGCATTGGTGCCATAAGGAATAGGTTCCTTATTTGTGGGCCATTTTCTCTAATTGAGCGCAAAACAACTGAAGCAGCAAGGCCACCGCCAGCACTTTCTCCCATTATGCTTAACATTTCCGAATTAATTCCAAGACTTTCGGCAAGAGCTGAACAGTACTGGAACCCGTAATAACAGTCATTCAATGGGATTGGAAATTTAAATTCTGGTGCAAGTCTATATTCTATGTCAAAAATTTTACATCCCAATTTAAGCGATATGGAAGCCAGCCTATTTATTTCCTCATCTATTCCTCCTACAAGTAAACCTCCTCCATGGATATGAAAAATACATGGGAGTAAATCTTTCGATCCTGACGGTGAGTAGAGCTTCGCTCTTATGTGCGTTCTATGAAATGATTCGTTAATTTCTGCAACTTCAATTCCTGGGATATCAAGCGAATCTGATGTGACACCGGCGGATTTTCTTGCATTAAGTAGATTTTGCTTAAATTGAATAACCCTATCTTCTACATTGGAAATTCTATTCAACTTCTCAATGTTGTTTCGAACAAGCAAAGACCTTCTAGCTGCCTCTTCTCTTACTTCCATCACAAGATTACTAACACGTGAATGGATTTCACTTGCTCCCATCAGGGGTCTAATACATGTTGTGTAAATAATTGTTTTTATCAATACCTTATGATCAGTTTTCAGATCTGTTTACATTTTAGTAAATCAAATCTCCTGAAATATTTATTTTCTAAATTCATAAACAGTCACAAATTCCTCTATGAGATATAAAAATGGATTAATATTGCCGATTTCCTTTGATACGAATAGAACATAACTTTTTGGCCTGAATTTAATAAATATTAAGTCGAAAATTGCCGTAAAACCTGGAAAAGTCGTTTGAAGGATCTCAGTTCGATGACCTTACTTTATTATTAATGTTAATATGGCAGAAATGGCTGCAGTATTCTATGATAAATAATATTATTATGTTATTCCAGATACAAACCAATGTCCTTTAACCTCGGGATTGAAAATCTTGGAAAAAATAGAATAAATGAGAATGTGGCCTTATTAACTAATGCCAGTGGAGTAACTCAGAATTTAGAGCAAAACGTTGAATTTCTAATAAGAAAAGGGTTCAGAATTAGAAGGATTTTTACAGCGGAACATGGTTTTTATGGAACACTAAACGATGGGGATGATGTTAAAAATGAGACATATAACGGGATAGATGTTGTATCCATTTATTCTGCAGATAGAAAGTCCATAAAACCGGAAGAGCTGGAAGATGTTGATACAGTGATATATGATTTACAGGATGCTGGCACAAGACCATATACATTTATCTCTTCGCTAAAAAACCTATTAATCACAGCCTCGGAGCTTGGAAAAAAGGTTGTTGTGTGCGATAGACCCAATCCCCTTTCCAACATTGTAGATGGACCTGTGTTAAAGAAGGAGTTTGTTTCATTTGTTGGAGCGGACGAATTTCCACTAAGATACGGAATGACCATAGGTGAATTAGCTCAATTCATGAATAGAAATATTGGTGCAGATCTGAATATTTCAAAGATGACAGATTACGATCCGTCAAGATATTATGACAATTACATGAAATATTACGTCCCACCATCACTGAACCTAAATTCTCTAGACTCAATGTTTAACTTTTCAGGAATGGTATTAATGGAGGCAGCTAATGTTAGCGTTGGTAGAGGCACTCCATACCCATTTATGCAGTTTGGATTGGAAGATCCAGTAGATCTTAGATCTGATGAGTTCGAAGGTGTCATTCTGAGAAAAACTTCCTTTATATCATTGCTAAATCCGCTTAAAGAAAAGAAACTAATAGGATATTTCATTCATATAAAGGATAAAAAGAGTTACAGTAGCATAAGGATGGTAGCCACTATCATGAAAAAACTCTATAACATGGATAAAAATCTAATTAATTTAAAAAAGCTGAATCTTAATTACGGATCTGATGAGATGTCAAAATGGCTTGAGAAAAATGAGATAGTCACAGATCTTTATGAAAAAATTAATTCAGAAATCTCCGAATTCATGAAAATCAGGAAAGATTACTCACTTTACAGGTTTCCTAATTAATGAACCATAATCTTTATTTTACATTCTTACATAGTTTTTTGTTTTGATCTCAATCAACCATAGATTCCATCAGTTCAATATAAGGTTCTGATTCGCTTATTCTTACCTTCAGGTTAAGAGGTATTAGCATCTGTTCATTTCCATGCCCAAAAGGTGCCATGGCTAGAGATGGTTTTGAATATTTTACCATGTATTCCCTTATTACATCTTCTATTGATGGTTTTCCTTCTCCTGAGGTTGACCTATTCTTAAATTCCCCAAATACAAATCCTGCAAGTTGATTAATCGTGCCATTGAGTATCATTATGTCCAGATATCTTTCTATGTCTACTGATCTTTCATTTGTATCCTCACAGAATAACACTTTATCAGTAAACTCCGGCATATAGGGTGTTCCAGTTAGAGATGAAAAGACTGACATGTTGGTTCCCATGGACCTTCCCTGGGCACTTCCTCCAACCACATACTTTACCAGTCTTTTTATATATGGCTTTAGGTCTGACAGTTCTCCTCTAAATATCTTAAACATTGTTTCCAGTTTTTCCCCTCGAAATTCTTCAGTGTCTGTGTCTGGCATAGGACCGTGAAATGTGACTAACCCAGAAATCTTATTTATGGCCATATGAAGATTTGTAATATCACTGTACCCCATGAATATCTTTGGATTATCTCTTATTACATCAAAATCTAGAAATGGTAAAATCTGCCTTGCTCCATGGCCACCTCTTGCACAGAATATTGCCTTTACCTTATGGTCCCTAAAAGCATCCATCAATTCTTTAGCACGCAACTCTGGATTTGCTGAATGATAAGTTTCCTGATTGAGCTTTTTCACGTTGATACCATATGTTACCTTATACCCAATTCTGGTTATTTCCTCAACTGATTGGTTTAAGGATATAATTTCAGGGTAACTTGACGGGGCTATTATTCTTATTTCATCCCCTATGTTCAGTCTAGCAGGCTTTATTACCTCTTTCCGTTCTCTGTAATTTTCAGAACTTCCTGTCATTTCATTCAGTTTGTAATATGGACTCCATATAATAAATTTTTAAGTATCAAATATAAATTTTAGACTAATAGCTTGTGGAAATGGTTGGGATAATTTCAGAAACAGACACAGGTATCCAAGGAATCTTAACCAATAAAATTAATGTGAAAATTGAAAATAAATATTTGGGTAAATGTTGAAATATAAAAGAAAAGATTTGTGATGCCAGAGATCTTTATCTGACATATTCATTTTAAAAATTAGTTTTTAGGTATTTTCGGTTTTCTTATGAGATAAACACCTGCAACCGCAACAATAACTATCACAACTGCTATTATGGCAATTATCTCATAGAGGTAGTTGCTGCTTGATGGTTTTACAACTTTTTCAGTTACGGTGTAATTGACGAAGGAGTATGCAGGTACGACAGAGCTATTTGATGTGCTTGCCTTGGCAACAATGCTTTCATTTGCCGTGACATAAGACCCGCTTCCTGAACTTGCATCCCCTACCGTAAATGTGAATACCGCAACACCAGCGCTATTTGTTGTCAGGTTATATCCACTGATTCCAACATTTACACCGGAAAGACTATATGATGTGATGTTAACATATGCTCCAGGTACCGCGGTTCCATTTTCGGTCACTGTGAATGTTATTTTACCTGTTTGACCTGACGTGTAACTGGTACTTCCCAAGTTATATGACATAACCAGAGATGGATTTATTACGAATACATTGTTGTATGCGTATCCCGCGCCTGTTTGGTTCTGGTTTCCCACAGATGCGACTGCAGTTATGTTAATCTCCTGATAATAAAGAGACATGGGATTTCCAGATGAACCATATGTTGTCATTAAGTTTGAAAGTGTCTTAGGAATTGTGAATGTGAAATTTGCACTGTTTCCAGTAGATGTGTTAAAAGTGAATGCACTGCTTGTAACACTTCCGGGTATTCCCGACATTACCACGGTTATGTTTGCATCTTTTACCTTTGTTCCAGTGCTATTAGTTACAGTGTACATGTATTTACCGCTGCTTCCTGCAGATAGATGGGTTTTGCCTGAATAAGTAGATGTAACTCTTAGATTATTCTTTTCGTTTGTGTTTATCAACTCTATGTTAAGATATGTTGATGTTGTAATTGTATGAATATCCTTAGTGGGTGGATTTACTGTTGCAGAAATGTTAACCTCTTCATCTGGCAGGTTTATTATGTTTCCGCTGCTTGATGTTGTTTGCAACAAAAGGTTGAGATTTTTGAATACTTCATACTTCCAAGTTGCTTGACCAGCTGAGTTTGTAGTAAGCTGGTTGGATGTTGTGTTGATCAACCCTTTTGCTATGGATGATACAGATACTCCAACTGTGGCACCCTGAACCGGTAAACCAGTTGTCTTATTAAGAACTGTGTATGTTATACTTCCACTATCTCCCTGCTTTTCTACGAGAGCTCCTGTTAATTTCTCTTGTACCTGCATGTTATACTTATAGCTTACGGAAGTTGTTGTCTTGGCCTTGTTTACCTCCATAAGTGTGAAATAAAGGCTGAATAGAGAATTCGAGTTCTCTGTGGTAAAGTTAGAGAACTGGTTTGTTTGGAATGCATCTATCGTTGTTGTATATCCAAGGTTGATTAGAGTTGCTTCTTCTATGATTAATGTCTGAATCTCCTTTGAAATATGAATTGCCTGCTGATATGAGTCCGACTGCAACAATTCATTTGATAGGTTGGTTAGAAGAGTGGTCACCTGTTGACCGGAAAGATGTTTCCCATTAAAGTTCAACGATGTATATGGTCCTAGAGTACAACCTACACTGAAATAAGCTGGGGCATCATTTATGAATAATGCGCATAGGTCTGCTGGATCTCCAGATTCTGTTCCCTGTCCATATTCTGCCATCTGATAGAAATTTCCTTTACCAGTGATGGTTTCGTATATGTTGTTAAACATTGTTGTGTAGGCTTCTTCTTTTATCACCGTCGTTATACCAAGGGCTGCGAATGAGGTTGACATTTCATTTGCAATTTCAGCAGCGCAAGGTGTCTCACTTCCTGGAGCTATCTGTATTTGAATTGTTACCTTCTTACCGTTATATGTCAGCGTTCCAGAATTGTTAGCCATTCCAGGTATGGCACTAATCATTGATTTGGCTTTCTGCATATTATAAGTATACTGCGGGCTTGATGAATTGTACCAGAGCACATTGCATGGAGGTACGGTATTTGAAGATGGTGTTAAGAGTCCATCATATACTGTTCCATCTATTGTTTGGTATGGAGTTGCATAGCTCAATGCCTGTCTGAAGGTAGTAATGTTAAGAGGCGTTTCGTTTTCATTTATTCTAACTGCACAGAAAACCTGAGATGGCTTAATATAAATATATGCTCCTGGAGTTCCCTTAACCAGTGACAGGAAAGATGGTGTTACTGGTAGAAGATCCAGTTGTCCTTTGGTGAAGGCTGCTACCATTGAAGACTGAGAAGAATAGTATGGTTGATAGAATTCATATATCTTTGGAGAGTACTGTCTTAGGCCACTGCTCGCGTTGGCGTACTGTGCAAAGAAATGTGGATTTACATAAAACTTATCATATTGGTTTGGTACAATGCCACCTTGAGGCATACCGTATCCATTAACGACCATAAATGGTCCGTCTCCGACCAATCCTGGAGCAGAACCAGTTGCGGTGTTCCATCCTAGATCCCAGCCATAATATCCATTTCCAGAAGACATTCCTGGAGTGTAATTGAATAATCCTTTAACACTCGTAAAGTCGTGATGTACCCAGATATTATATGGAAGAATATATGATTGCAGGGAGCTTGATTGAATTAACAGTGTTGGTTTTGGTACAAATACCTTTACTGAAAGATTTCCATTAGGAATTACATTAACTACTCCTGGCCATCCACCAAGGGCAGCCTCAAGCCTCCAGCTCAGAACTACATCCCCAGACTGCAGATAATATTTCTTCATTACAGTCGGTGCATAGCTCGTGTATGTGTGCGTGAATGATACTCCTGTTGAATTTCTATAATCTACCTTGTTCGAAAATGTATATGTTTGCGAAGCATTTGCCTTTGACCAGTCTGTCCACTGTGCATATGGTCTCAGATATATTGTGTACACATATGAGTAATTCGTCATTTTGCCAGTTTCAATGTCAAAGGTTTTATTGTTTGACGTAACGTGTGTCAATGTGTAGTTTGTGGCAAGCCATGGTTCTATTTGCCCATCAGGCATTGTTTTGTAAAGACTCCCGTATACCAATTTGGCAATGAATAAATCGCCAAAAGTAATTCCGGTAAATGTATTCAGATCACCTATGGTACAGTCGAGACCACAAGTAAATGTTCCATTAGTGTAACCGGGCTCTTCCATTGTAGTTGTTGGCATTTGCCATGCTGTTGATGATGAACCATCAGGCTGTACATTCAAATAACTACTCTGACTAATACCAGTATTTGTAGATGATGTATTAATTGGTAAATTAGTTCCAAAGACGAAAAACGCGGAACCTACCATTAATAATACCATAAATACTGATAAAACAATTTTTTATTTATCATTAGTGTCGAATCTGATCTCTTATTAATAAACATTTCTATAATTTTTTTTCCGATATAAAAGTTTTAATAATAAAAAGTAATCCCCTACCGTGTTTTTGACAATAACACATATTTTCTGATTGTCATTATCAAATTATTTAAATGTTCTTAAACTAAAAATTTAATTGATCTGATTTATTTCTTGTATCACTTATTGAGGTTCAAAAATTTAATTATCAGATTCCCATTTCTCACCATGAAAATACATAGAGAAAGTGTGACTTCTTTTTGCTTTCTGGATTCAGAGGGTAAGATTGTATTATCAAAAAACGAAAATTTACCAGTAATTCCTGCTTCAAATATGAAATTGGTCACCTCCCTTTGTGCACTGGAGTCCCTAGGAACGGATTATATATTTACCACAAGTTTTTCTTCAGATAAAGATGATTTACACATTGATGGTGACCCATCTTTCTTTTTAAATATAGGTGAATGCAGGAGAATCATTAAAGAATTAAAAATTGAAAAGGTAAACAACATTTATCTTGAAAAACCAAGAATCGATAGAGAGTTTTACAATGGTGATTGGGTTTATGGTGATTCCAAGTACAGTTATCAGCCAAGAATATCTAATTTTTTTATTGGTGAGAATTGCAAAATTAAAAGTGGTTTCAAATTTGACAATAATGATTTCAACTATATTCATCAGAACGAGCAATTATTTCAACCAGTTAAAAACCCAGATAAACATTTAGTAGAAGCTTTTTCAGAGGAAAAAAATCTGAGGACAATAAGGAAAAGTTTGTCTTCTAATAATAATTTTGAAAAAGTTATTTCCCACAGTGCGAATATAAGAGATGTTCTAAGACATATTCTCTTCGAAAGCTGTAATTTTTATGCTGAAGTTATATTCAAGTATCTTTCAAGTAGCGAAAAATCGCTGGGCACATGGGAAAATTCTTCTAAATTTGTAATGGATTATATTTCCAGGATAAATGGATCTGAAAATGTAAGGATTAAAGATGGATCTGGACTGAGTAGAGAGAATTTCGTAACCACAGGATTTCTTTCTAACATGCTTTTATATGCTAAGAAAAATTTTGGAAACACCTTTATAGAACTAATGCCAACAATAGGTCAGGGAACACTGAGGAAACGCCTTATTTCTCTTGAAAAAAATGGAATTTATGCAAAAACTGGAACACTATCTGGAGTCTCTGCTCTTAGCGGATATATAAGTTCAATGGATACTTTTTTCTCTATAATTATTAATAATAGTCTTGATGAAGGATCAGTTAGGCAGATGGAAATAGACAGGATTCTATCGGAATTTATTGACAAATATAAATAGAGAAACTATTTTTCAAATTGTTTGATTTACCACATATAGGCTGAATGATTTTACAGTAATAATGACATTATCTGAAATTTTCTTGTAATTCTGAAACCAAACCTTCCATATAGATGTGAAGCCTTTTCTGTAGTCCATAAAAAGTATGCATGTCTAATTCCATTTGATTTCATGTTTATTAGTGTAGCCGTCAGAAGCTTGCCTCCTATTCCCATTGAACGGTAATCCTCCAGAACCTCAAAACATCCGAACCTCTCGCCTGGAGATGATTCAAATGGCCCTTCTCCACTTGCATACATGGAATAACCAACAATTTTATTATTTACTATAGCAATGGTGATCTGATCTAAACTTCCGTGCTTTATTACCCCATCGACTCTAAGGTAGCAATCATAGGGAAAGTTACTTCTTACCATTTTTAGGAGTTCTTCTGTTTCTTCAATTTTTAGATTTCTGATTTCTGCTTTGCCTCCTTCTTTTTGAATATATTGGTGTTCCCCTATCTCTGCTTCCATTGCTAAAGCCTCTGATTCTGCAGTGAAACCTACTTCGACAAGCGAATCGTATAGATCTGAATATTTCTCTCTATCAATGCCAGGAAAGAAATACCCCGGTGAAAAATTGGAATAAAATATACGCTGTACTCCAACCTTTTTGGCCTGTTCTATCTGTTTTTTTAGAAGTTTTATAAGATCATCTTTCTTTGTATACCCGGCAGCAAAGATCCATGCTTTCTTTTCTGTATCTTCATCTATACCATTTCTTGCACACAAGAGTGAGAATGCCCCCTCGTTTACCTGCTCACCTATTGGAACCACGTACTCATTTCTAAAATATTTCCTTTCCAGTTGAAATTGAGATGTTGGATCGAATTTATAAAACTCATTCCAGATTTCCAGAATTTTTTCCCTTTCTGTGATCTTGATCATATGTTTTGGTATTCGAAAGTGATTTAACTAGATTTTCCAAGCTTTAAGATCCTTTTTTTATAACTAATATTTTCGGACAGATTGCATTTGGTATATTACCATTCAAAGAAGAGAATATTTTTAATTTGACTTATTTTAAAATTAGAGCTTAGACTCTTAACTTATTATGATATAAAAGCATTAAAGATGGGATTTGAATATTTATAAAGACCATCAAGATATAGCTTGAATGTGTCGCATGTTTTGTTTATCTGGAGATTTCTCTAAAGAATATAAAAAAATACTGGACTCCTTTATTGAGGTCACACGAAACGATCCTCTCTCCGTAAACAGTGATGGTAGTTTAACATCACATGATCATGGATACGGATATGTAAGATACGATAGTTCTTCACTGGATTTTTTTAGATCACGAACTCCGGTGTTTGAATCTAATATTCCAGACTTCAGGTCAGGTCAGTTTATTATGCACGCCAGAAAAGCTGCCCCTGATGAACCAATTGGAACTCTAGAGAGTCATCCCCACTATGAAGTTGATGAAGATTATGAAGTATTTCTAGCGCACAATGGATGGTTTGATAAGAAAAAAATTGCGGTAGAGCTTGGTATTGAAAACTTTACGAGATATGTTGATAGTCAATTATTTCTCAAATATATCCTTTCATTCAATGGAGAATTTAGAACTCGTTTGGAGAAAACAATATCCCTTGCAAAAGAGAAGGATTTGATCAGGGCAACCGCCAATTTGATGATTCTTTCAATAGATCGCAATACGCGAAATTCCAAGTTGTATTACTATACAGATGTAAAAGAAGGTAGTGAGTATAGTGATTATGTGAAGTTGTATCACGGAAATACAGACCTGTGGAATGGAGTTTTTTCTTCCAGTATTATAAAGTCCATTTCCTTCCCTAAAAATGTTACTATGAAAGAGGTGAGGAGAGGCGTTTTAAATGAGCTCTAATTTTTCTTTTTTTGTGAACTAATCTAAGAACGATGATAATATTTTAATATGTTTTGTTTTTATAATAAATAGGCTAAATATTAACTTTCGAAATTTTACTTTCTCTAAAAATTGGCTAAAAATAATCCATAGACAAGAAATAGTAATTATTTTTTAAACCAGTTGACTAAAACTAATACGTAGTTTCAATTACTAGAGAGAATAGTTAGCGTGGTGATAAATTTTGGAACTGAGTTTGGAATTTAGATCGTTGAATGAGATCGAAAGTCTAGTAAAAAGTAATGCAATTTCCCCATGCACGGTTTTAGAAAGACTCATGGAGAGAATTCACAAACTGGACACAAAACTCAAAAGTTACACAAGATTGAATTTAAATTCCCTTGAAGAATGCGCAAAAAGAGCGAAGTCGTCGGAAAATGTAATACCAGTTTCAGTCAAAGATTTATTTGATACAAAAAATATTGAAACAAATTATGGATCAACGATTTATAGAGATCATTTTCCTTCCAAAGATTCCTCGGTTGTAGCAAATATCAAGAAAAGAAATGGTATAGTTATAGGTAAAACTGTGACTCACGAGTTTGCCCTTGGAATAATTTCTTCACCAACTAAAAACCCATGGGATTTGAGAAGAATTCCTGGAGGTTCTAGTGGAGGGTCTGCTGCGGCTGTAGCAGCCGGATTGTCGGTATT contains:
- a CDS encoding GNAT family N-acetyltransferase, translated to MIKITEREKILEIWNEFYKFDPTSQFQLERKYFRNEYVVPIGEQVNEGAFSLLCARNGIDEDTEKKAWIFAAGYTKKDDLIKLLKKQIEQAKKVGVQRIFYSNFSPGYFFPGIDREKYSDLYDSLVEVGFTAESEALAMEAEIGEHQYIQKEGGKAEIRNLKIEETEELLKMVRSNFPYDCYLRVDGVIKHGSLDQITIAIVNNKIVGYSMYASGEGPFESSPGERFGCFEVLEDYRSMGIGGKLLTATLINMKSNGIRHAYFLWTTEKASHLYGRFGFRITRKFQIMSLLL
- a CDS encoding D-alanyl-D-alanine carboxypeptidase yields the protein MKIHRESVTSFCFLDSEGKIVLSKNENLPVIPASNMKLVTSLCALESLGTDYIFTTSFSSDKDDLHIDGDPSFFLNIGECRRIIKELKIEKVNNIYLEKPRIDREFYNGDWVYGDSKYSYQPRISNFFIGENCKIKSGFKFDNNDFNYIHQNEQLFQPVKNPDKHLVEAFSEEKNLRTIRKSLSSNNNFEKVISHSANIRDVLRHILFESCNFYAEVIFKYLSSSEKSLGTWENSSKFVMDYISRINGSENVRIKDGSGLSRENFVTTGFLSNMLLYAKKNFGNTFIELMPTIGQGTLRKRLISLEKNGIYAKTGTLSGVSALSGYISSMDTFFSIIINNSLDEGSVRQMEIDRILSEFIDKYK
- a CDS encoding ABC transporter substrate-binding protein, with translation MVGSAFFVFGTNLPINTSSTNTGISQSSYLNVQPDGSSSTAWQMPTTTMEEPGYTNGTFTCGLDCTIGDLNTFTGITFGDLFIAKLVYGSLYKTMPDGQIEPWLATNYTLTHVTSNNKTFDIETGKMTNYSYVYTIYLRPYAQWTDWSKANASQTYTFSNKVDYRNSTGVSFTHTYTSYAPTVMKKYYLQSGDVVLSWRLEAALGGWPGVVNVIPNGNLSVKVFVPKPTLLIQSSSLQSYILPYNIWVHHDFTSVKGLFNYTPGMSSGNGYYGWDLGWNTATGSAPGLVGDGPFMVVNGYGMPQGGIVPNQYDKFYVNPHFFAQYANASSGLRQYSPKIYEFYQPYYSSQSSMVAAFTKGQLDLLPVTPSFLSLVKGTPGAYIYIKPSQVFCAVRINENETPLNITTFRQALSYATPYQTIDGTVYDGLLTPSSNTVPPCNVLWYNSSSPQYTYNMQKAKSMISAIPGMANNSGTLTYNGKKVTIQIQIAPGSETPCAAEIANEMSTSFAALGITTVIKEEAYTTMFNNIYETITGKGNFYQMAEYGQGTESGDPADLCALFINDAPAYFSVGCTLGPYTSLNFNGKHLSGQQVTTLLTNLSNELLQSDSYQQAIHISKEIQTLIIEEATLINLGYTTTIDAFQTNQFSNFTTENSNSLFSLYFTLMEVNKAKTTTSVSYKYNMQVQEKLTGALVEKQGDSGSITYTVLNKTTGLPVQGATVGVSVSSIAKGLINTTSNQLTTNSAGQATWKYEVFKNLNLLLQTTSSSGNIINLPDEEVNISATVNPPTKDIHTITTSTYLNIELINTNEKNNLRVTSTYSGKTHLSAGSSGKYMYTVTNSTGTKVKDANITVVMSGIPGSVTSSAFTFNTSTGNSANFTFTIPKTLSNLMTTYGSSGNPMSLYYQEINITAVASVGNQNQTGAGYAYNNVFVINPSLVMSYNLGSTSYTSGQTGKITFTVTENGTAVPGAYVNITSYSLSGVNVGISGYNLTTNSAGVAVFTFTVGDASSGSGSYVTANESIVAKASTSNSSVVPAYSFVNYTVTEKVVKPSSSNYLYEIIAIIAVVIVIVAVAGVYLIRKPKIPKN